A genome region from Dendrosporobacter quercicolus includes the following:
- the fusA gene encoding elongation factor G, which yields MKEYRSSNLRNVAIAAHGGAGKTSLTEALLFNSGNINRLGRVDDGTTITDFEPEEVRRKVTISAALAPCEWRDHKLNFVDTPGYADFVAEVKGVLRAVDSVIITVCAAAGVEVETEKVWRYSEELALPRLVFVNKMDRENADFRAVLKRMRTIFGAGVIPIQLPVGREADFCGVVDLIGMRAFMAGRGNQFTETEIPAEMLEDAVSARQQLVEAAAEMDDDLLIKYLDGDELTTADIANGLRKGIGLAKIFPVMCGSAYRNLGITQLLDAVVEYLPGPETRQISARQGQNELPVTVKSADPFSAVIFKTTADPFVGRLSYIRLFSGSIKADSMIYNASKGKLERVGNIFTLRGKQQEMLQNAYAGDIIVVAKLQETGTGDTLCEKSNPVVFEPFSYPKAMFTMCLEPKHKGDEDKIGPALNRMMDEDPVLKVKKNVETGQLLVSGLGELHLDIMTERIRRKFGVEVVLKPPKVPYRETIRGSVKIEGKHKKQSGGHGQYGHVWLQLDPLTPGANFEFVDSIFGGSVPRQYIPAVEKGVREALNGGVVAGFPMVDVKVTLYDGSYHNVDSSEMAFKIASSLALRKGAMQAKPVLLEPICNVEVEVPEGFMGDIIGDLNGKRGRIQGMEPMGNGLGVVKAQVPMSELFKYPIDLRSITQGRGSFDMSFSHYEEVPQRLAESIIAANSKESLIEA from the coding sequence ATGAAAGAGTACAGAAGCAGCAACTTAAGAAATGTCGCAATTGCAGCCCATGGGGGCGCCGGTAAAACGTCACTGACGGAAGCACTTCTGTTTAACTCGGGAAATATCAATCGCTTGGGCAGGGTTGACGACGGTACTACCATTACAGATTTTGAACCGGAAGAAGTTCGGCGAAAAGTTACCATTAGCGCTGCACTGGCGCCTTGTGAATGGCGAGATCATAAACTGAACTTTGTTGATACGCCGGGTTACGCCGATTTCGTGGCTGAGGTCAAAGGCGTGCTGCGGGCAGTTGACAGTGTAATCATTACCGTATGTGCGGCGGCGGGAGTGGAGGTGGAAACGGAAAAGGTCTGGCGTTATTCTGAAGAACTGGCTTTGCCGCGGTTGGTATTTGTCAATAAAATGGACCGGGAAAATGCCGATTTTAGGGCAGTGCTTAAGCGTATGCGGACGATATTCGGGGCAGGCGTCATTCCTATTCAACTGCCGGTCGGAAGGGAAGCTGACTTTTGCGGCGTCGTTGATTTGATTGGTATGAGAGCGTTCATGGCGGGGCGGGGCAATCAGTTCACCGAGACGGAAATACCGGCGGAAATGTTGGAGGATGCTGTGTCTGCCCGGCAGCAATTGGTGGAAGCGGCCGCTGAAATGGATGATGATTTACTGATAAAATATCTGGACGGTGACGAACTGACAACTGCTGATATCGCCAACGGGTTGCGCAAGGGAATTGGTCTGGCCAAGATTTTTCCGGTTATGTGCGGCTCGGCCTATCGCAACTTAGGTATTACGCAGTTGCTGGATGCCGTTGTGGAATATCTGCCTGGACCTGAGACAAGGCAGATAAGCGCCAGGCAGGGGCAGAACGAGCTGCCGGTCACGGTCAAGAGCGCTGATCCTTTTTCGGCGGTCATTTTTAAAACTACCGCTGACCCTTTCGTCGGCAGGCTGAGCTATATCCGGCTGTTTTCCGGCTCGATTAAAGCAGACAGTATGATCTACAATGCATCGAAAGGAAAGCTTGAACGGGTTGGTAATATTTTTACTTTGCGCGGCAAACAGCAGGAGATGCTGCAGAATGCTTACGCCGGCGATATTATTGTGGTTGCCAAGCTGCAGGAAACAGGAACCGGTGATACGTTATGCGAAAAAAGCAATCCTGTCGTGTTCGAGCCCTTCTCATATCCTAAGGCCATGTTTACCATGTGCCTGGAGCCTAAACACAAAGGGGACGAAGATAAAATTGGGCCGGCCTTGAACCGGATGATGGATGAAGACCCGGTCCTTAAGGTCAAAAAAAATGTTGAAACAGGCCAATTGCTGGTTAGCGGCTTGGGCGAACTGCATTTGGACATTATGACGGAAAGAATTAGGAGAAAATTCGGAGTGGAGGTAGTACTAAAGCCGCCTAAAGTGCCTTATCGCGAGACCATTAGAGGCTCGGTCAAAATTGAAGGCAAGCATAAAAAACAAAGCGGCGGACACGGACAATACGGCCATGTCTGGCTGCAGCTGGATCCGTTGACGCCAGGCGCTAATTTTGAATTTGTTGATTCAATTTTTGGCGGTTCTGTGCCGAGGCAGTATATTCCCGCTGTCGAGAAAGGAGTCCGTGAGGCTCTAAACGGCGGTGTGGTAGCCGGCTTTCCCATGGTCGACGTTAAAGTCACCCTTTATGACGGATCCTATCATAATGTCGATTCTTCGGAGATGGCTTTCAAAATTGCCAGTTCACTAGCCTTGCGCAAAGGGGCAATGCAGGCCAAGCCGGTTCTGTTGGAGCCGATTTGCAATGTCGAGGTTGAGGTGCCCGAAGGTTTTATGGGCGATATTATTGGGGACTTAAACGGCAAACGGGGCCGCATCCAGGGAATGGAGCCAATGGGAAATGGCCTTGGCGTTGTTAAAGCCCAGGTGCCAATGTCGGAATTATTTAAATATCCTATTGATCTCCGGTCTATTACCCAAGGGCGCGGCAGTTTCGATATGAGTTTCTCTCATTATGAGGAAGTGCCTCAGCGGCTGGCGGAAAGCATCATTGCCGCCAACAGCAAAGAAAGCCTGATTGAGGCATGA
- a CDS encoding DUF4127 family protein — protein sequence MPKLYPILILALVTVSIALFVNHPLNSSVQPLDLPARPDYRQRIVLVPLDSRPPCTSFVVELANIAGIEIITPPTSLLDRYKTAGNTLALRNWLQQTIKTADAAIVSIDMLVHGGLLASRESAANSEDIQAVVSLLTAIRQDRPEFPIYAFSIIPRLLIADHPYTAPYKHSMLKYSTLKEQIYTFENPVDIQEMEILEQQLPGELITNYQSLFRQNTALNLLLIDLAQKNVLTGLILGQDDGQPFGLPNIARRQLSHFVSRQSGLSDKVSIATGADELALTIAGQIAARLNNYHPKIFVAYSDDLAAQTVMPYMPNSVGVTVNEKIQLAGGIQVDRLDDADFVLFVHIGTKKNKHTTVPAAAAAVKNLIQQGYPVAVVDLSENFSASETIFLALLQKNTELNRLIAYAGWNTASNAIGTAVTQATIFTAALSAPKNTGELFQLYQDNLEFLTARFLDDWYYLKEVQPAFNSRLQATGINPYHLGVHYAATANTLQRIMHNKSRQLLHSKAYQAPFTVHTPQGPVNLTVTALKLQTHLPWERTFELYLKPQITLSVINSN from the coding sequence ATGCCCAAACTTTATCCTATCTTAATCTTAGCATTAGTCACTGTCAGCATTGCCCTATTCGTCAATCATCCTTTAAATTCATCTGTTCAGCCGCTTGATTTGCCGGCCAGACCAGACTACCGGCAGCGTATTGTGCTTGTCCCCCTGGACAGCCGTCCCCCCTGTACCAGCTTCGTCGTCGAACTGGCCAATATAGCCGGTATCGAAATTATTACACCGCCCACTTCTTTATTAGATCGTTATAAAACAGCCGGCAACACACTTGCACTGCGCAATTGGCTGCAGCAAACAATAAAAACAGCAGACGCTGCTATTGTATCAATTGATATGCTGGTCCATGGCGGCCTGCTGGCCTCGCGCGAGTCTGCCGCCAATTCTGAAGACATTCAGGCTGTGGTCAGTTTGCTGACAGCCATCCGGCAAGACCGGCCGGAGTTCCCCATTTACGCATTTAGCATCATTCCGCGCCTGCTCATTGCTGACCATCCTTATACTGCCCCGTATAAACATAGTATGCTAAAGTATTCTACACTCAAAGAGCAGATTTATACGTTCGAAAATCCAGTGGATATTCAGGAAATGGAAATTCTTGAACAACAGCTGCCGGGGGAACTGATTACGAATTACCAGTCCCTGTTCCGGCAAAACACCGCCCTGAATTTACTACTGATTGATTTAGCGCAGAAAAATGTACTCACCGGACTCATCCTCGGACAGGACGATGGCCAGCCCTTTGGATTGCCAAACATTGCCAGAAGACAGCTCAGTCACTTTGTCAGCCGGCAAAGCGGCCTGAGCGATAAAGTGTCCATTGCCACAGGCGCTGATGAACTGGCGCTTACCATTGCCGGCCAAATTGCGGCAAGGCTAAACAATTACCATCCCAAAATTTTTGTTGCCTATTCGGATGATTTAGCTGCACAAACAGTCATGCCCTATATGCCCAATTCGGTGGGCGTCACCGTCAATGAAAAAATTCAGCTTGCCGGCGGTATTCAGGTTGACAGGCTGGACGATGCCGATTTTGTACTTTTCGTCCATATTGGAACAAAGAAAAATAAACATACCACTGTACCGGCAGCAGCAGCAGCAGTGAAAAATCTTATTCAGCAGGGCTATCCAGTGGCCGTCGTTGATCTCAGTGAAAATTTCTCAGCCTCAGAAACAATATTCCTCGCACTGCTGCAGAAAAATACTGAACTGAACAGGCTTATCGCCTATGCCGGCTGGAATACCGCCAGCAATGCCATCGGCACCGCGGTTACCCAGGCCACAATATTCACAGCAGCCTTATCCGCTCCGAAAAACACCGGAGAGCTATTTCAATTATACCAGGATAATTTAGAGTTCTTAACCGCCCGCTTTTTAGACGACTGGTACTATCTGAAAGAAGTACAGCCGGCGTTCAACAGTAGGTTGCAGGCAACCGGAATCAACCCTTATCATCTTGGTGTTCATTATGCTGCAACGGCTAATACCCTCCAACGCATCATGCATAATAAATCCCGCCAGCTATTACACAGCAAAGCCTATCAGGCCCCCTTCACCGTTCATACACCCCAGGGCCCGGTAAACTTAACGGTCACAGCACTAAAGCTCCAAACCCATTTACCCTGGGAACGGACGTTTGAACTCTATCTGAAACCCCAAATCACTTTATCTGTGATAAATTCTAATTAA
- the rsmD gene encoding 16S rRNA (guanine(966)-N(2))-methyltransferase RsmD has translation MRIITGSAKGAKLKAPHGLDTRPTTDRVKESLFNILGNIVEDATVLDLFAGTGSLGLEALSRGARRATFIDQSAVSISVVKANAVHTKLLECTELIKLDVFKALAMLEAGGRLFDIVFCDPPYNQGYITKILHKFDNGKIIAGQGILILEHSRHEPPAKQWRNLKLRRSERYGETMVSFFLNHLQQSTEAED, from the coding sequence ATGAGAATAATTACTGGAAGCGCCAAAGGAGCCAAACTTAAAGCGCCGCATGGGCTGGATACCAGGCCGACTACTGACCGGGTCAAGGAATCATTGTTTAATATACTGGGCAATATTGTTGAGGATGCAACCGTTCTTGATTTATTTGCCGGAACGGGATCTTTAGGGCTGGAAGCTTTAAGCCGGGGGGCCAGGCGGGCGACGTTTATTGACCAAAGCGCTGTAAGCATCAGTGTAGTCAAAGCAAATGCCGTTCATACAAAATTGCTGGAATGTACGGAATTGATCAAGCTTGATGTGTTTAAGGCTTTAGCAATGCTTGAGGCTGGCGGCCGGCTGTTTGATATTGTTTTTTGCGACCCTCCATATAATCAAGGCTATATTACGAAAATTTTACATAAATTTGACAATGGTAAAATCATTGCCGGTCAGGGAATTTTAATATTGGAACATTCCCGTCATGAACCGCCTGCCAAGCAATGGCGGAATTTAAAATTGAGACGCAGCGAACGTTATGGGGAAACTATGGTTAGCTTTTTCTTAAATCATTTGCAGCAGTCAACAGAAGCGGAGGATTAA
- the coaD gene encoding pantetheine-phosphate adenylyltransferase → MRIAVCPGSFDPVTNGHIDIFERASTMFDLIIVAVFHNPNKKPLFSMEERAELLSISTRHITNIRIDAFSGLLNEYVKQQNSNIIVRGLRALSDFEYEFQRALLIKKIDPVIETVFMMTSSEYSFLSSSGIKELAKFGGPIKGLVPSCVETRIRQRMAEM, encoded by the coding sequence GTGCGTATTGCAGTATGCCCAGGAAGTTTTGACCCTGTTACCAATGGCCATATTGATATTTTTGAGCGGGCCAGCACAATGTTTGATTTAATCATTGTGGCGGTATTTCACAATCCCAATAAAAAACCGTTGTTTAGTATGGAAGAAAGAGCGGAACTGCTGTCAATTTCTACCCGGCATATTACCAATATCCGCATCGATGCATTTTCCGGACTATTAAATGAGTATGTTAAACAACAAAACAGCAACATTATCGTCCGGGGGTTACGGGCGTTAAGCGATTTTGAATATGAATTTCAGCGCGCGTTATTAATTAAAAAAATTGATCCGGTAATTGAAACGGTTTTTATGATGACAAGCAGTGAATATTCTTTTTTAAGCTCCAGCGGGATTAAAGAATTGGCTAAATTTGGCGGCCCAATTAAAGGACTTGTGCCATCCTGTGTAGAAACAAGGATACGTCAGCGAATGGCGGAAATGTGA
- a CDS encoding ATPase, translating into MAIEEILDEIENLMVDSTRVPFTNKLVIEEDDLIRLLDELRELLPQEIKDAAKIVSDRQRIMEEAHKEAQHIIDQAKIYGTKLTDESTISKQAQEQANELLSQAQKAAQELRNDSIIYAEDVFKHLEGNLQKALEVVQQGHSNLQQNKQNQ; encoded by the coding sequence ATGGCCATAGAGGAAATACTTGATGAAATTGAAAACCTGATGGTTGATTCAACGCGCGTTCCATTTACCAATAAATTAGTGATTGAAGAAGATGATCTTATTCGTTTACTGGACGAGTTAAGAGAGCTGCTGCCGCAGGAAATAAAGGATGCAGCCAAAATTGTCAGCGACCGTCAGCGGATCATGGAGGAAGCGCACAAGGAAGCCCAGCATATCATTGATCAGGCTAAGATTTACGGAACAAAACTGACTGATGAAAGTACTATCTCCAAGCAGGCTCAGGAGCAGGCCAATGAACTGCTTAGCCAGGCTCAGAAAGCGGCTCAGGAGCTCCGAAATGATTCGATCATTTATGCCGAAGATGTGTTTAAGCATTTGGAAGGCAATCTGCAAAAGGCTCTGGAAGTAGTTCAGCAGGGGCACAGCAATCTACAGCAAAATAAACAAAACCAATAG
- the ylbJ gene encoding sporulation integral membrane protein YlbJ, whose amino-acid sequence MMIWSRGRRYQSRLQTYLLALGTVFITIAMVEYPKDAFDSAIVGLNLWWTVVFPALLPFFILSEILMGIGVVHFIGVLLEPLMRPVFNVPGVGAFAMSMGLASGYPMDAVITCKFRKNQLCSAVEAERLLSFTNTADPLFMFGAVAVGMFGMPELGATIAIAHYLASLLVGVIFRFHGRSRDMHPVKKATVPAGNIVGRAFEAMLEARQEDKRSFGQLLGDSVKSSMNTILLIGGFIILFSVFLRILSVVGITDHLNAVFAGLLSLLGLSASLAPALVSGLFEIDLGALAASQANAPLIEKVTIASAIIAWSGLSVHGQVASIVIESGIRMAPYMVARVLHATLAAILTMWLMAAGQPMTKLFVAPAMINIGNTNSIAFWGARLEQAGYQLLLLLSLLVSISVTLHMIKGLYLYVKR is encoded by the coding sequence ATGATGATTTGGAGCAGAGGCAGACGTTACCAGTCGCGCCTGCAAACATATCTGTTGGCCTTGGGCACTGTTTTTATCACCATTGCCATGGTAGAATATCCGAAAGATGCATTTGACTCGGCCATTGTTGGATTAAATTTATGGTGGACTGTTGTCTTTCCAGCCTTATTGCCTTTTTTTATTTTATCCGAAATCCTAATGGGAATCGGAGTAGTGCATTTTATTGGCGTTTTGCTGGAGCCGTTAATGCGCCCGGTATTTAACGTTCCCGGAGTAGGCGCTTTTGCCATGTCCATGGGCTTAGCGTCAGGCTATCCCATGGACGCCGTAATCACCTGCAAATTCAGGAAAAATCAATTGTGCAGCGCCGTCGAAGCCGAGCGGCTGCTGTCTTTTACCAATACCGCGGATCCTCTGTTTATGTTTGGGGCGGTAGCAGTGGGCATGTTTGGCATGCCGGAACTTGGCGCAACCATCGCCATTGCCCACTATCTCGCCAGTTTGCTTGTCGGCGTCATCTTCAGGTTTCACGGACGCAGCCGCGATATGCATCCGGTCAAGAAAGCCACAGTGCCCGCCGGCAATATCGTAGGCCGGGCCTTTGAAGCCATGCTTGAAGCCAGGCAGGAAGACAAACGCTCCTTTGGGCAGTTGCTTGGTGACTCGGTAAAAAGTTCAATGAATACAATTTTACTCATCGGCGGTTTTATTATCTTGTTCTCAGTCTTCTTAAGAATACTGTCGGTGGTTGGCATTACCGACCATCTGAATGCGGTCTTTGCCGGGCTGCTCAGCCTGCTGGGCCTCAGCGCCAGCCTTGCCCCGGCTTTGGTCAGCGGCCTGTTCGAAATAGACTTGGGCGCTCTTGCCGCCAGTCAGGCCAATGCCCCGCTAATTGAGAAAGTAACCATTGCCAGTGCGATTATCGCCTGGAGCGGCCTGTCGGTCCACGGCCAAGTGGCAAGTATTGTCATTGAGTCCGGTATCCGAATGGCGCCCTATATGGTTGCCAGGGTATTGCACGCTACACTGGCCGCTATACTGACCATGTGGCTGATGGCTGCCGGTCAGCCAATGACCAAATTATTTGTCGCCCCGGCCATGATTAACATCGGCAACACCAACTCCATAGCTTTCTGGGGGGCGCGCCTGGAACAAGCAGGCTATCAACTGCTGCTATTGCTCAGCTTGCTTGTATCAATTTCGGTTACACTGCATATGATAAAAGGATTATACTTATATGTAAAAAGATAA
- a CDS encoding patatin-like phospholipase family protein, translating to MRPKTGLVLGSGGLRGLAHVGVLKVLERENIPIDYIAGCSIGALIGALYCSGHSPETILKLAKHLKRRHWLDFVVPKMGLFSGDKVLETTRLLTQQKTFSDLNIPLAIVATEINQGQEVVFNQGDLAKAVRASVSVPGVFVPYQWDDMLLVDGAVVNPTPIDVVRNMGADIVIAVDLAHAGTVFKLTNMFDVIIQSIDIMERQLFKHRQHHCSVLIRPEISHIPPSAFEAVEECAELGEKAAAAAVAEIKQLLAEGC from the coding sequence ATGCGGCCTAAGACTGGTTTGGTACTTGGTTCCGGCGGTTTACGAGGGCTAGCCCATGTCGGAGTATTAAAAGTATTGGAAAGAGAAAATATTCCGATTGATTATATTGCCGGCTGCAGCATTGGCGCTCTGATTGGCGCGCTTTATTGTTCGGGGCACAGCCCTGAGACTATTTTAAAACTGGCAAAGCATTTGAAGCGGCGGCACTGGCTCGATTTTGTTGTGCCTAAAATGGGGCTTTTTTCAGGAGACAAGGTCTTGGAAACTACCCGGCTGCTTACGCAGCAAAAGACTTTTTCCGATCTGAATATTCCGCTGGCAATTGTGGCTACCGAAATAAATCAGGGCCAGGAGGTGGTTTTTAATCAGGGCGATCTGGCTAAGGCCGTTCGAGCCAGCGTATCCGTACCGGGTGTTTTTGTGCCTTATCAATGGGATGACATGCTGTTGGTGGACGGGGCGGTCGTCAATCCAACGCCGATTGATGTAGTGAGAAACATGGGGGCCGACATTGTCATTGCGGTGGATTTAGCCCATGCCGGTACGGTATTTAAATTAACCAACATGTTTGATGTCATTATCCAGTCCATTGATATTATGGAACGACAACTGTTTAAACACCGGCAGCATCATTGCAGTGTACTGATCCGTCCCGAAATATCACATATTCCGCCGAGTGCCTTTGAGGCTGTCGAAGAATGCGCCGAGTTAGGAGAAAAAGCGGCTGCTGCAGCTGTTGCTGAAATAAAGCAATTACTAGCGGAGGGCTGTTAA
- a CDS encoding nucleotidyltransferase → MRTVGIIAEYNPFHNGHQWQIKKARELSGCDYVICVISGSFVQRGEPAVFDKWKRAEMAVRGGADLIIELPVVWAVRSAQYFATGGIRLLKALGIVSHVCFGAEHADLSVLWPVARAIDDSQTMNVFHSNLKAGQPYAAALSNAIQSSQHIPPTVLNQPNNILAIEYLRAISKFAPELLPLAIGRQSASHHAALISGSLSSAKAIRNVLAAGSVTAIKQAVPPATYRIVEDLLATQRGPACRARLDNLLLGRLRTALPADIEQLPDVSEGLQFKILAAALEAGNQQELLAAMKSKRYPATRLQRILIHALLGMTKSTIAQFDQTGPLYARVLAFNDNGRQLLKKISRNASFPVITKTTRHLNSTSRHRPALSMLQQLLALDTLATDIFSLSLPSAPWTAGGWDFRQPPFYLADAGSASTSVYNGKGK, encoded by the coding sequence ATGCGTACCGTAGGAATTATTGCAGAATACAATCCTTTTCATAACGGCCATCAATGGCAGATCAAGAAAGCCCGTGAGCTGTCCGGCTGCGATTATGTCATTTGCGTCATCAGCGGCAGCTTTGTTCAGCGCGGAGAGCCGGCTGTTTTCGACAAATGGAAACGGGCTGAGATGGCAGTCAGAGGCGGAGCCGATTTGATTATTGAATTGCCGGTCGTATGGGCGGTGAGAAGTGCGCAGTACTTTGCAACAGGCGGGATCAGACTACTGAAAGCTTTAGGTATTGTCAGTCATGTCTGCTTTGGCGCGGAACACGCCGATCTGTCGGTGCTATGGCCGGTTGCCAGGGCCATTGACGACAGCCAGACAATGAATGTTTTCCACAGCAATCTAAAAGCAGGCCAACCTTATGCCGCCGCCCTAAGCAATGCCATCCAGTCGTCACAGCATATTCCCCCGACCGTACTTAACCAGCCCAATAATATTTTAGCAATAGAGTATTTACGCGCAATCAGCAAATTTGCCCCCGAGCTGCTGCCGCTAGCCATCGGCAGGCAGTCAGCCAGCCATCACGCTGCCCTGATCAGCGGTTCACTGTCCAGCGCCAAAGCAATCAGAAATGTCCTGGCCGCCGGCTCTGTTACCGCCATAAAGCAAGCCGTACCGCCGGCCACTTACCGGATTGTTGAGGATTTGCTGGCAACGCAGCGAGGCCCGGCCTGCCGGGCCAGGCTGGACAATCTGCTGCTGGGCAGATTACGGACAGCACTGCCTGCTGATATTGAGCAACTGCCTGACGTATCCGAGGGATTGCAGTTCAAAATCCTGGCAGCGGCGTTAGAGGCCGGCAATCAGCAGGAACTGCTGGCGGCAATGAAAAGCAAGCGCTATCCGGCCACCCGTTTGCAGCGGATACTGATTCATGCCCTGCTGGGCATGACAAAATCCACCATCGCTCAATTTGATCAGACCGGCCCGCTTTATGCAAGAGTATTGGCGTTTAACGATAATGGCCGCCAATTGCTGAAAAAAATCAGCCGGAATGCGTCATTCCCGGTAATTACGAAAACCACCCGGCATTTAAACAGCACATCCCGCCATCGCCCTGCACTTAGCATGCTTCAGCAACTGCTGGCCCTGGATACCCTGGCAACAGACATTTTCAGCCTAAGCCTGCCCTCGGCTCCCTGGACTGCGGGCGGCTGGGACTTCCGGCAGCCGCCTTTTTATCTGGCAGACGCCGGAAGTGCTTCAACTAGTGTGTATAACGGCAAGGGAAAATAA
- a CDS encoding acetate/propionate family kinase, with product MKVLVVNCGSSSLKYQLFDMTDESVLAKGLVERIGIDGSVLTHQPAGKDKTVINADIKNHSIAIKLVVEALISAEHGVIASMQEISAVGHRVVHGAEKFASSVLITPTVMQALEECIEMAPLHNPPNILGINACAELMPGVPQVSVFDTAFHQTMSKKAYIYGLPYEAYEKHRIRRYGFHGTSHQFVAQSVAELMGKDITELKTITCHLGNGSSIAAVQNGKVVDTSMGFTPLEGLVMGTRCGDVDPAILPFLMKKEGMSVEDIDNYINKKSGVLGISGVSSDFRDIEGAAEDGNERAQLALDIFAYRVRKYIGSYVAAMGGVDAIVFTAGLGENSVSMRASIMEGLEFLGAEICPERNNVRGKAREISVDGSKVKVFIVPTNEELMIARDTKLICGK from the coding sequence GTGAAAGTTTTGGTAGTAAATTGTGGTAGTTCTTCTTTAAAATATCAGTTGTTTGATATGACTGATGAGTCTGTATTGGCCAAAGGCCTGGTGGAACGTATTGGCATTGACGGCTCGGTGCTGACTCATCAACCGGCCGGCAAAGATAAAACAGTCATTAATGCCGACATTAAAAATCACAGTATTGCCATTAAATTAGTGGTAGAAGCTTTAATCAGCGCTGAACATGGTGTGATTGCCAGTATGCAGGAAATCTCGGCAGTTGGCCACCGGGTGGTGCACGGGGCCGAAAAATTCGCCAGCTCTGTTTTAATTACGCCAACTGTCATGCAAGCATTGGAAGAATGCATCGAAATGGCGCCATTGCATAATCCGCCCAATATTTTAGGAATTAACGCGTGTGCTGAATTAATGCCGGGAGTACCTCAGGTTAGCGTTTTCGATACTGCATTTCATCAGACGATGTCTAAGAAAGCCTACATATACGGTCTGCCTTACGAGGCTTATGAAAAGCACCGGATCAGGAGGTACGGCTTCCACGGAACCTCTCATCAATTTGTAGCGCAAAGTGTTGCTGAACTGATGGGCAAGGATATCACCGAACTCAAAACCATTACCTGCCATCTTGGCAATGGCTCCAGCATCGCCGCCGTACAGAACGGCAAGGTGGTTGATACCAGCATGGGCTTTACGCCGCTGGAAGGCCTGGTGATGGGAACGCGGTGCGGTGACGTCGATCCCGCAATCCTGCCTTTCTTAATGAAAAAAGAAGGCATGTCGGTTGAGGATATCGATAATTATATTAATAAAAAATCCGGTGTTCTTGGCATTTCCGGCGTATCCAGCGATTTTCGCGATATTGAAGGAGCGGCTGAGGACGGTAATGAACGCGCTCAGTTAGCCTTGGATATCTTTGCTTATAGAGTGCGTAAATATATTGGAAGTTATGTTGCTGCAATGGGCGGGGTTGATGCTATTGTATTTACCGCCGGACTGGGTGAAAACTCTGTCAGTATGCGAGCGTCGATTATGGAAGGTTTGGAGTTCCTGGGCGCTGAAATTTGCCCGGAACGCAATAATGTTCGCGGCAAAGCCCGCGAGATCAGCGTTGACGGCAGTAAGGTCAAAGTGTTTATCGTTCCCACCAACGAGGAGTTAATGATCGCGCGCGATACCAAACTGATTTGCGGCAAGTAA
- a CDS encoding YceD family protein, whose translation MMKINIAQAKQEIGSHTCFKFVTSPEHIGIGDEHRWANHDIAVEGEVINTGSLLEVAGTIRATVYDQCDRCLDEFHTELELPFFEQFKEYEKSDADKEDEIVYFHGDEIDLSELVRDSILLARPLSTVCSETCRGLCMKCGTNLNRSDCSCDRHIIDPRLAELQKFFHKGC comes from the coding sequence ATGATGAAAATTAATATCGCACAGGCGAAACAAGAAATAGGTAGCCATACCTGCTTTAAATTCGTCACTTCTCCTGAACATATTGGTATTGGCGATGAGCACCGATGGGCGAATCATGATATCGCTGTTGAGGGTGAGGTCATCAACACTGGCAGCTTGCTGGAAGTTGCAGGCACTATTCGCGCTACGGTATACGACCAGTGTGATCGCTGTCTGGATGAGTTTCATACTGAGCTTGAACTTCCGTTTTTTGAGCAGTTTAAGGAATATGAAAAATCGGATGCGGATAAAGAAGACGAGATCGTCTATTTTCATGGAGACGAAATTGACCTATCTGAGTTAGTGCGTGACAGTATATTGCTGGCTCGGCCGCTTAGCACTGTCTGCAGTGAAACTTGCCGCGGGTTATGTATGAAATGCGGTACGAATTTAAACCGGTCGGACTGTTCCTGTGACCGTCATATCATTGATCCCAGGCTAGCAGAATTGCAAAAGTTTTTTCATAAAGGCTGTTAA
- the rpmF gene encoding 50S ribosomal protein L32 — protein sequence MAVPKRKTSKARRDKRRANWKLTVPGLIACPQCHEPKMPHRVCPDCGHYNGKQVVKAE from the coding sequence ATGGCTGTTCCAAAGCGTAAAACATCCAAGGCCCGCCGTGATAAACGTCGCGCCAACTGGAAGTTAACTGTTCCTGGTCTTATTGCATGTCCGCAATGCCACGAACCTAAAATGCCGCATCGCGTATGTCCTGATTGCGGCCATTACAATGGGAAACAAGTAGTTAAAGCCGAATAA